One Pseudocalidococcus azoricus BACA0444 DNA segment encodes these proteins:
- a CDS encoding type IV pilin protein — translation MKTELKAKFLQHLLSKKKANEGFTLVELLVVVIIIGILAAIALPSMLSQASKARLSGAQTAVGAVNRAQQAYRLENTTFATALTSLEIGTPAAQAYTFAGPSSSGTSTQFNGVPDDTSTDRGVSGCVTASGGLTSSTIKSATAPGGAPGC, via the coding sequence ATGAAAACTGAACTCAAGGCCAAGTTTTTACAACACCTATTGTCCAAGAAAAAAGCCAATGAAGGTTTCACCCTCGTTGAACTGCTGGTTGTGGTCATCATCATCGGTATCTTGGCTGCCATTGCCCTACCTTCTATGTTGAGCCAAGCTAGTAAAGCTCGTTTGTCTGGTGCTCAAACTGCTGTGGGTGCTGTGAACCGTGCTCAACAAGCTTATCGGCTGGAAAACACCACTTTTGCGACTGCTCTCACAAGCTTGGAAATTGGAACTCCCGCTGCCCAAGCTTATACCTTCGCTGGTCCTAGTTCTAGCGGTACATCCACTCAATTCAATGGTGTTCCTGACGATACATCAACAGATCGGGGTGTTTCAGGTTGTGTAACTGCCAGTGGTGGTTTGACTAGTTCAACTATTAAGTCTGCTACTGCTCCTGGTGGTGCTCCTGGGTGCTAA